In one Leptospira fletcheri genomic region, the following are encoded:
- a CDS encoding peptidoglycan recognition protein family protein translates to MIAVLTVRCNAGQPLTHETVEGKIQEPTFPILSLLKPGENTADLSAPRKGNRTRGILVHHTRGLSPEEYIRRSAAGGWLVHYLVDKSGKIYGTDEPDKIRLKAAPKTDEDVIHISWEGNREEILKRPVQKKAFLKLVRRIASDYKIPFTNYDIDSKNGIFTHSQAKKRYGRFLDGGECGSENVLKTILEESGGKYFSETEWKERFGPDWVLRREKPFSGPTGEPREPTYDKGRGVTPTPKAELETIEKTLEGLLPEERRLKYNHRGTISADCVVLHFTAIPDYNATLNVLEKRNLSATFLADKDGKIYQLLDHHLHAAAAATGTNRNCFQVEIVGKDTEMLLGNPKQTEAVAKLVKELSRKYEFPLNNKSIERLNGVYSHTQAKKKWGGSIFLDAQDFDPGEPYMKRILESVGGTFYEEKDWQDRKSEDWILLHTDFQP, encoded by the coding sequence ATGATCGCGGTCCTTACCGTTCGTTGCAATGCCGGACAACCCCTAACGCACGAAACCGTAGAAGGGAAAATCCAAGAACCCACGTTTCCGATCCTTTCCCTATTAAAACCCGGAGAAAATACTGCCGATTTATCTGCGCCCAGAAAAGGAAATAGGACCAGAGGTATTCTGGTTCACCATACGAGGGGACTTTCCCCCGAGGAATATATCCGCAGAAGCGCCGCAGGAGGCTGGCTCGTCCATTATCTGGTGGACAAATCCGGAAAAATCTACGGGACCGACGAACCGGATAAAATCCGGCTGAAGGCGGCGCCCAAAACCGACGAGGACGTCATTCACATCAGTTGGGAAGGCAACCGCGAGGAAATCCTGAAACGACCCGTCCAAAAGAAAGCTTTTCTGAAGCTGGTGCGAAGGATCGCTTCGGATTACAAAATTCCTTTTACGAATTATGACATAGATTCCAAGAACGGAATCTTTACGCACTCCCAAGCCAAAAAAAGATACGGAAGATTCCTGGACGGAGGGGAATGCGGAAGCGAGAACGTTCTGAAGACGATCCTGGAGGAATCCGGGGGAAAATATTTTTCCGAAACGGAATGGAAGGAACGCTTCGGTCCTGACTGGGTGTTAAGAAGGGAAAAACCGTTTAGCGGCCCCACCGGAGAACCACGGGAACCCACCTACGATAAAGGGAGAGGGGTCACCCCTACTCCGAAAGCGGAGTTGGAAACGATCGAAAAGACCTTGGAAGGACTCCTGCCGGAGGAGCGGAGACTCAAATACAATCATCGCGGGACGATCTCGGCGGACTGCGTGGTCCTGCATTTCACCGCGATTCCCGATTATAATGCTACGTTAAACGTATTAGAAAAAAGAAATCTTTCCGCGACTTTTCTCGCGGACAAGGACGGAAAGATCTACCAACTGCTGGACCACCATCTTCATGCCGCCGCCGCTGCCACGGGAACGAATCGCAATTGTTTTCAGGTGGAGATCGTAGGCAAGGATACGGAAATGCTTTTAGGTAATCCCAAGCAGACGGAAGCCGTGGCAAAACTGGTAAAGGAACTTTCCCGAAAATACGAATTCCCGCTCAACAATAAGTCCATCGAACGTCTGAACGGAGTCTATTCCCATACTCAAGCCAAGAAGAAATGGGGAGGATCCATCTTTCTGGACGCCCAGGATTTCGACCCCGGCGAACCGTACATGAAAAGAATACTGGAATCCGTAGGCGGAACGTTTTACGAGGAAAAGGACTGGCAAGATCGAAAAAGCGAGGATTGGATCCTGCTTCATACGGATTTCCAACCCTAG
- a CDS encoding tetratricopeptide repeat protein, giving the protein MATGKEPRSAKLFLLAGTFFATSCASLQSLWKPEDLFVKSLQLPAWVLDSSIKLRVFNDTPNTANPEDALPEDDIAFYSGNARVLMAASPAAMKDIYKMAGCLDGTELVTIRGNKITENQEDIWYGICRSGASDMVVFKVFDMGNESLYRLYEEELLPSWEEARKIMQTNPEKAMRLANRLIEHEPAHPGARRLLGSLYLKSGYCLGAVRNYRIYLRIIPHTPEKAKIDSLLSKSCKDGLVPKKKEPKEFSEEPPQLGE; this is encoded by the coding sequence GTGGCAACCGGAAAAGAACCTCGATCCGCCAAATTATTCCTTCTCGCGGGAACCTTCTTTGCGACGAGTTGCGCCTCCTTGCAATCTCTTTGGAAACCGGAAGACCTGTTCGTAAAGAGCCTCCAACTCCCTGCTTGGGTTTTGGATTCTTCGATCAAATTGAGGGTGTTTAACGATACTCCGAATACCGCAAATCCGGAAGACGCCCTTCCCGAAGACGACATCGCATTCTATTCCGGAAACGCTAGAGTGCTAATGGCGGCTTCTCCCGCAGCCATGAAAGACATATACAAAATGGCGGGGTGCTTGGACGGCACGGAGTTGGTGACCATCCGAGGAAATAAGATCACCGAAAACCAAGAAGATATCTGGTATGGCATCTGCCGGAGCGGGGCCTCCGATATGGTAGTGTTCAAAGTATTCGATATGGGAAACGAAAGCCTATATAGACTGTATGAGGAAGAACTCCTTCCGAGTTGGGAAGAAGCGCGAAAAATCATGCAAACCAATCCCGAAAAAGCGATGCGCTTAGCAAACCGCTTGATCGAACACGAACCGGCCCATCCCGGAGCTAGGAGGCTGCTAGGAAGCCTTTACTTAAAATCCGGTTATTGCCTCGGAGCCGTACGGAATTACCGGATTTATCTTCGGATCATTCCTCACACACCGGAAAAGGCCAAGATCGACTCCTTGCTGAGCAAATCCTGCAAAGACGGCTTAGTTCCGAAAAAGAAAGAGCCAAAAGAGTTCTCGGAAGAACCCCCTCAATTAGGAGAATAG
- the ribH gene encoding 6,7-dimethyl-8-ribityllumazine synthase: protein MPKELKAKLNGSGQKHCIIASRFNEFIVESLLKGALDALNAAGVEDKDITVVRIPGAYEFPVVVSKAAASKKYDSIICLGAVIRGATAHFDFVAGESAKVGSIGVQYSLPVVFGVLTTDTIEQAVERAGTKAGNKGYEAALTAVEMVNLLALL from the coding sequence ATGCCCAAGGAACTTAAAGCAAAACTGAACGGCTCTGGCCAAAAACATTGCATCATCGCGTCCCGTTTTAACGAATTCATCGTTGAAAGTCTTTTAAAAGGGGCCTTGGACGCTCTGAACGCCGCCGGTGTGGAAGACAAGGATATTACCGTTGTCCGTATTCCGGGTGCGTACGAATTTCCCGTGGTAGTTTCCAAGGCCGCAGCATCCAAAAAGTACGATTCCATCATTTGCTTGGGTGCAGTGATCCGCGGCGCGACGGCCCATTTCGACTTTGTTGCGGGAGAATCCGCTAAAGTCGGTTCCATCGGAGTACAGTATTCCTTACCTGTCGTTTTCGGAGTGTTGACCACAGACACGATCGAGCAAGCCGTAGAGAGGGCAGGTACGAAGGCGGGAAACAAGGGTTATGAAGCCGCGTTGACAGCCGTCGAGATGGTGAATCTGTTGGCTCTCCTCTGA
- the nusB gene encoding transcription antitermination factor NusB, whose product MSVSRRKAREIAVMALYQLELVKPPISEVLKFKWYDKKIETEERDFAVSIINGVVKNSEAIDTLIKKYSRNWDFERISPVNKCILRLSIYGLLNSMEIPPIVVIDEAVELTKEFESENSVPFINGILNSILQYETNRHGKPDPQKPDLPGDGRT is encoded by the coding sequence ATGTCCGTTTCCAGAAGGAAGGCCAGAGAAATCGCCGTAATGGCGCTTTATCAGTTGGAGCTAGTCAAGCCTCCCATTTCCGAGGTCTTGAAATTCAAATGGTACGATAAAAAAATCGAAACCGAAGAGAGGGATTTCGCGGTTTCGATCATAAATGGGGTTGTGAAAAATTCCGAAGCCATCGATACTTTAATCAAGAAGTACTCGAGGAACTGGGATTTCGAAAGAATTTCCCCGGTGAATAAGTGCATACTGCGCTTATCCATCTACGGGCTTCTCAACTCCATGGAGATCCCACCGATCGTTGTAATCGACGAAGCGGTCGAATTGACCAAAGAGTTCGAGAGTGAAAATTCCGTGCCGTTTATCAACGGGATCCTAAACTCCATCCTCCAGTACGAGACCAACCGACATGGAAAACCCGATCCGCAAAAACCGGATCTTCCTGGAGACGGAAGAACCTAA
- a CDS encoding tetratricopeptide repeat protein translates to MENPIRKNRIFLETEEPKTSAYYGEEPESFQPRRSYNKLAFFWAAMVLLILLAFLAAGWYYFSHRSGEIAGGGFPGSKDLLAPKGDISRLLERPYLPEGSANPQLTKCINLYKERFTRQAFDYCTEFLNGPSTEPEKSLALTVLGVIHDEAGRFPLAIERLQKAILYDPKNVHAYYNLTLAYKHNGQFADARSTAMKAKELAPDDPRIALLAGNLFNEINDPDAAIDSYKRGLSSAPDDPYLTYNLAVSYFKKGELPQAEEQFKLVVLKSRGGKLAALSNSYLGNIAYNRGELAAAEHYFREAANLSPNDAKALYNLSVVLKKNGKQEEALKYLELAKQAGASDPEIFRSIAESFEQLNQGEQSISTLQKGLKYNPNNLDLLFQLAETYYNRGDLLAAEETYRRIVDSTPGDSFTETALLNLGVVLDQMERYGEAVTYLNRLIEINPKNAKAYYNLGLVYKHTGNGVQTIENFRRAAYLDPSDIKPKEALGDYYLENKFYREAIEEYSVIVKQKEDNYKVALKLAEAYIGSNQSSNAEKVLLQVLNQSRNPAELQQAHKKLALLYNKSKDPDLRNRAKDEAYRSAHMNPEDYEGRLVLTKILLDSNSVLDREKAIEELTAIVRSEVRPKTASTAYNYLGVAYYKNGEYKKAVRSFQNSIDLDPSNTEAYDNKRAAAAALEGASVREGAF, encoded by the coding sequence ATGGAAAACCCGATCCGCAAAAACCGGATCTTCCTGGAGACGGAAGAACCTAAAACCTCGGCGTATTACGGAGAGGAGCCTGAGTCCTTTCAACCGCGTCGTTCTTATAATAAACTGGCCTTTTTTTGGGCGGCCATGGTGCTACTGATTCTTTTGGCGTTTCTGGCGGCCGGGTGGTATTATTTTTCCCATCGTTCGGGAGAAATTGCCGGAGGGGGATTTCCAGGGAGTAAAGATCTACTTGCTCCAAAGGGTGACATTAGTCGTCTACTGGAGAGACCTTACCTCCCGGAAGGTTCCGCAAATCCGCAGCTTACGAAGTGCATCAATTTATACAAGGAAAGGTTTACTCGTCAGGCATTCGATTATTGTACGGAATTTCTGAACGGACCTTCCACGGAACCGGAAAAATCCTTAGCTTTGACGGTGCTCGGAGTGATTCATGATGAAGCCGGGCGTTTTCCGCTCGCGATCGAAAGGCTTCAGAAAGCGATTCTATACGATCCGAAAAACGTACACGCTTATTACAACCTGACTTTGGCTTACAAGCACAACGGTCAATTTGCGGATGCGCGTTCCACGGCGATGAAGGCCAAGGAGTTGGCTCCCGACGATCCAAGGATCGCGTTGCTTGCAGGAAATTTGTTCAATGAAATCAACGATCCGGACGCGGCCATTGACTCGTACAAACGAGGTCTTTCGTCCGCGCCTGACGATCCGTACCTAACGTACAATTTGGCGGTGAGTTATTTTAAAAAAGGAGAACTCCCGCAGGCGGAAGAACAGTTCAAGCTTGTGGTACTAAAGTCCCGGGGTGGAAAACTCGCGGCGTTGTCGAATTCCTATTTGGGAAACATCGCATACAATCGCGGCGAATTAGCTGCGGCCGAACACTATTTCCGGGAAGCGGCCAACCTTTCTCCGAACGACGCGAAAGCTCTGTACAATCTTTCCGTGGTGCTTAAGAAAAACGGAAAGCAGGAAGAAGCTCTGAAATATCTGGAACTCGCCAAACAGGCAGGCGCCAGCGACCCGGAGATTTTCCGTTCTATCGCGGAATCCTTCGAACAATTGAATCAGGGAGAGCAGTCCATCAGCACTTTGCAGAAGGGACTGAAATACAATCCGAATAATCTGGATCTTCTTTTCCAATTGGCGGAAACCTATTACAATCGCGGGGATTTGCTCGCCGCGGAAGAAACCTATCGTCGGATCGTGGATTCCACTCCGGGAGACAGCTTTACAGAGACAGCGTTATTGAATCTAGGTGTGGTTCTGGATCAGATGGAAAGATACGGAGAGGCAGTCACTTACCTGAACCGTCTGATCGAGATCAATCCTAAAAATGCAAAAGCATATTATAATTTAGGTCTAGTCTACAAACATACCGGCAACGGAGTGCAAACGATAGAGAATTTCCGTCGCGCTGCCTACCTGGACCCTTCGGACATCAAACCCAAGGAGGCGTTAGGGGACTATTATTTGGAGAATAAGTTCTATCGGGAAGCGATAGAAGAATATTCGGTTATCGTTAAGCAAAAGGAAGATAATTATAAGGTCGCGTTGAAACTCGCGGAGGCTTATATAGGTTCCAATCAGAGCTCGAACGCCGAAAAGGTGCTCTTACAAGTACTGAACCAATCCAGGAACCCGGCGGAACTCCAGCAGGCCCATAAAAAACTCGCCCTTTTGTACAATAAATCCAAGGATCCGGATTTACGGAATCGAGCAAAGGACGAGGCGTACCGTTCGGCGCATATGAATCCGGAGGATTACGAAGGACGACTGGTTTTGACCAAGATCCTTTTGGATTCCAATTCGGTGTTGGATCGGGAAAAGGCGATCGAAGAATTGACAGCGATCGTCAGATCCGAAGTCAGACCGAAGACGGCGTCGACGGCCTACAATTATTTGGGAGTCGCGTATTACAAAAACGGTGAATACAAGAAAGCCGTGCGTTCATTTCAGAATTCGATCGATTTGGACCCTTCCAACACGGAAGCGTACGACAATAAGAGAGCTGCCGCCGCGGCTTTGGAAGGGGCTTCCGTAAGGGAGGGAGCTTTCTGA
- a CDS encoding HEAT repeat domain-containing protein, protein MFSEEAKDPFREEVLSGGRKQARAIREIRNRSRFDLVKELPKILSDPDTREDTLFAVLDLFSETEELDSLAPNWSSESENLFKITKKTEIRRRVLDLAEKKKEKRLIYVVIDGLTHPDYELRQIAYRCVQLMKDDRAMPYVLDLANSPNPIFREYFLESSVWIKDERVQNLIQKFASDESPALRSKFFIILQKNNIFDSRGLIPKMAATDEDEDVRYHALEILKDRKSRQYISLFYKGITEQNPDLRAVCVEALFPFGDKQGAKSVSEQLSREPINSLKIRMIDLLLDLGNHGGGQGLLTVLENDKDPTLRSRAAEAIGKLAYNPGAMDLKRILDKEKNLDVKLSILRALGDLKEKTSVPALITFASNRREKLSLRMQAVDTIRVIGDPDCLPALFDAYVFEKTPEIKSELERATREILLIKTTR, encoded by the coding sequence ATATTTTCCGAGGAAGCAAAGGATCCCTTTCGAGAGGAGGTTCTTTCGGGAGGGAGAAAACAAGCCAGGGCGATCCGGGAGATACGGAATCGTTCGAGATTCGACTTGGTAAAGGAACTTCCTAAAATCCTATCCGATCCCGATACCAGAGAAGATACTCTTTTCGCGGTTCTGGATCTCTTTTCGGAGACCGAGGAATTGGATTCTCTCGCTCCGAATTGGAGTTCCGAAAGCGAAAATCTATTCAAGATCACTAAAAAGACGGAGATCCGAAGGCGCGTTCTGGATCTGGCTGAAAAGAAAAAAGAAAAAAGACTTATCTATGTAGTGATCGACGGCCTTACCCATCCCGATTACGAGCTAAGACAGATCGCCTATCGTTGCGTCCAGCTTATGAAGGACGATCGTGCCATGCCTTACGTTCTGGATCTGGCAAATTCCCCAAATCCGATTTTTCGGGAATATTTTTTGGAATCCTCCGTCTGGATCAAGGACGAGCGGGTCCAGAATCTGATACAGAAATTCGCTTCGGATGAAAGTCCGGCTCTTAGAAGTAAGTTTTTTATTATATTGCAAAAAAATAATATATTCGATTCGAGAGGCCTGATTCCTAAGATGGCGGCCACCGATGAAGACGAGGATGTGCGTTATCACGCCCTGGAAATCCTGAAAGACAGGAAAAGTAGGCAGTATATTTCCCTCTTTTATAAGGGGATCACCGAACAGAATCCGGATCTCCGTGCAGTGTGTGTAGAAGCCCTGTTTCCGTTCGGGGATAAGCAAGGGGCAAAATCTGTCTCGGAACAATTGTCTCGGGAGCCCATCAATAGCCTGAAAATCAGGATGATAGATCTTTTGCTGGATTTGGGAAATCACGGTGGAGGACAGGGTTTGCTTACCGTTTTGGAAAACGATAAGGACCCGACTCTGCGCTCTAGGGCCGCCGAGGCCATAGGAAAGCTGGCGTACAACCCGGGCGCCATGGATTTAAAGAGGATTTTGGATAAGGAAAAAAATCTGGACGTAAAACTTTCCATTTTACGTGCATTAGGCGATTTGAAGGAAAAAACCTCCGTCCCGGCGCTCATCACTTTCGCTTCGAACCGAAGGGAAAAACTGTCCTTGCGGATGCAGGCAGTCGATACGATCCGGGTCATAGGAGATCCGGATTGTCTTCCCGCGTTATTCGACGCCTATGTCTTCGAAAAGACCCCTGAAATCAAGTCGGAGTTGGAAAGGGCTACCCGTGAAATTCTGCTGATCAAGACGACCAGATGA